A single genomic interval of Armigeres subalbatus isolate Guangzhou_Male chromosome 1, GZ_Asu_2, whole genome shotgun sequence harbors:
- the LOC134205007 gene encoding zinc finger and SCAN domain-containing protein 21-like has translation MQKPASRRICFIPGCPSQVGQVIFLSAYKSDGLQRWWSESAWSKQRKNSTIPKNTRVCEKHFEEKYIDRSYKMPRLFPDAWPTLNLIEPTSEELSKYRIDGRGRPPREVKLEFNPKAFCRLCGRKEKRSLELQLDHLKDGEGVLKFCMGQYYQREDLPRGVCLTCMESAESFVDFVKTCEEAQQKLDAIFSSDEALKMEPHCELLESMNWKEEKIEESMEEMPEEQYQTEYLIEIVEDPENKIPEVKSEEVTDIREENENDFSAMDDGPDQNSDSSHQDEDFDDNEDIRKSPNYDIRSSSSSFSNSDTDSDDEPLAKKKQPKKRCGPKPRQTIKIREDLGTLDVVDEFPVMKKKEKKKPTPAQRQERKGRKSSTGPGETSRICPICGKTLVHKGNFTSHLKIHSEKKDYVCNICGKQYYIRRELQMHIESLHEKKTFVCNICGIKCAWRKGLQRHMKNKHSDESSLKHKCTYCGKAFLLPNQLRLHVMKHTGDRITCEICGAGYRFNYMLTQHKIREHGMEFKGVKLYKPSGRSRKTAPIKPEVDVTALAVDSIAPQVTASTPIHGLEPSSVHSVGHVSSHVLEPSHDSIHSSESSQSHPIQQQHHQQQPLHYQHPIAAAHSERVHYPPGFVYPGGGPLTMMLPPGGYHE, from the exons ATGCAGAAACCTGCCTCCCGTCGGATTTGCTTCATTCCGGGATGCCCGTCCCAAGTTGGGCAAGTAATCTTTCTGAGCGCCTATAAATCGGACGGCCTGCAGCGTTGGTGGAGCGAATCCGCTTGGTCAAAACAAAGGAAAAACTCGACTATTCCCAAGAACACACGGGTCTGTGAGAAACATTTTGAGGAGAAGTACATCGATCGCAGCTACAAAATGCCACGGTTGTTTCCTGACGCTTGGCCAACGCTCAATTTGATTGAGCCAACATCggaggaactgtcgaagtaCAGAATCGATGGGAGAGGACGACCGCCGCGGGAAGTTAAGCTGGAATTTAATCCAAAAGCGTTTTGTCGCTTATGTGGTAGGAAAGAGAAACGATCGCTGGAACTCCAGTTGGATCACTTGAAGGACGGGGAGGGAGTGTTAAAGTTCTGCATGGGGCAGTATTATCAGAGAGAAGATCTCCCGCGTGGAGTTTGCCTGACCTGTATGGAATCCGCAGAATCGTTTGTTGACTTTGTTAAAACCTGTGAAGAGGCACAGCAAAAATTGGATGCCATATTCAGTTCTGATGAAGCGCTGAAAATGGAGCCGCATTGTGAGCTATTGGAGAGTATGAACTGGAAGGAAGAGAAAATAGAGGAGTCAATGGAAGAAATGCCGGAAGAACAGTATCAAACCGAATATCTTATAGAAATAGTAGAAGATCCAGAAAATAAGATACCGGAAGTTAAGTCTGAAGAAGTTACAGACATTCGTGAGGAGAATGAAAACGATTTTTCTGCTATGGATGATGGTCCGGATCAAAACTCCGATTCCTCACATCAGGATGAAGATTTTGATGATAACGAGGACATAAGAAAATCACCAAATTACGATATTCGTTCTAGTAGTAGTTCTTTCAGCAATTCGGACACGGACTCCGACGATGAACCTCTTGCTAAGAAAAAACAACCCAAGAAAAGGTGCGGCCCAAAGCCCAGACAGACAATCAAAATACGAGAAGATCTTGGAACACTGGATGTTGTTGATGAGTTTCCAGTtatgaagaaaaaggaaaagaagAAGCCAACGCCCGCTCAGCGTCAGGAACGGAAAGGGCGTAAATCCTCAACCGGTCCAGGAGAAACCAGTAGAATTTGTCCGATATGCGGCAAAACTCTGGTTCATAAGGGAAATTTTACTTCACATCTGAAAATACACAGCGAGAAGAAAGACTACGTCTGTAACATCTGTGGCAAGCAGTACTACATTCGGAGAGAGCTGCAGATGCACATCGAGTCATTGCACGAGAAGAAAACTTTCGTTTGCAACATCTGCGGAATTAAATGCGCCTGGCGGAAGGGACTGCAGCGACACATGAAGAACAAACATTCCGACGAGAGTTCGCTGAAGCATAAGTGTACGTACTGCGGAAAAGCGTTCCTGCTACCGAATCAACTGCGGTTGCACGTGATGAAGCATACAGGGGATCGAATTACCTGTGAGATTTGTGGAGCAGGATACAG GTTCAACTACATGCTGACGCAGCACAAAATACGCGAGCATGGCATGGAGTTCAAGGGCGTTAAACTGTACAAACCCAGTGGTAGATCACGCAAGACCGCACCCATCAAACCGGAAGTGGATGTTACTGCTCTAGCAGTAGATTCTATCGCTCCCCAGGTAACTGCCAGCACTCCAATTCACGGCCTTGAACCGAGTTCAGTTCACTCTGTCGGTCACGTATCTTCTCATGTGCTTGAACCCAGCCACGATTCAATCCATTCCTCCGAATCGTCTCAATCACATCCAATTCAGCAGCAACATCACCAACAGCAGCCTCTGCATTATCAACATCCGATCGCTGCGGCCCATTCGGAACGCGTACATTATCCACCGGGTTTCGTTTATCCGGGGGGTGGACCGCTGACCATGATGCTTCCCCCTGGCGGATATCATGAATAG